The Desmonostoc muscorum LEGE 12446 genome includes a region encoding these proteins:
- a CDS encoding IS5 family transposase, whose translation MAYSSNLTDAEWEIFEPLLQEILPTKKQTRPTNWPKRDIFNGILYQLKNGCNWQDLPKDLPPYSTVYWHYKQWRAAGVFEELMSVLHGQVREQVKKKPHWTTLIIIDSQAVKNTCNASVESKGFCFYKATNGIKRHLAIDTLGFPFFTLCTRANVSDDAGLIEMFTLNIDYFKSKPIDIPKITILLDHGYHPEYLTQELERIYPEIMTKIQFQLSTKPSKQEKAAQGKSGFVPAIARWVIERSNAWMERCKILVKNFERTLVSATAKLNICFIRLMIKRLAAPS comes from the coding sequence ATGGCGTATTCCAGCAACCTCACTGATGCAGAATGGGAAATTTTTGAACCCTTATTGCAAGAGATATTACCGACTAAGAAGCAGACTCGACCGACCAACTGGCCAAAGCGAGATATCTTCAATGGAATTCTCTATCAACTAAAAAATGGATGCAATTGGCAAGACTTACCTAAAGACCTCCCCCCTTATTCCACTGTATATTGGCACTACAAACAGTGGCGAGCAGCCGGGGTATTTGAGGAACTGATGAGTGTCTTACATGGACAAGTGCGTGAACAGGTAAAAAAAAAACCGCACTGGACGACATTGATCATCATTGACTCCCAAGCAGTGAAAAATACCTGCAACGCCAGTGTGGAGTCGAAAGGTTTTTGCTTCTACAAAGCCACCAACGGTATTAAAAGGCATTTGGCTATTGACACCCTTGGGTTTCCCTTTTTTACGCTCTGTACTCGCGCCAATGTCTCGGATGATGCCGGATTAATTGAGATGTTTACTCTCAACATCGACTACTTCAAGTCAAAACCTATCGATATTCCCAAGATTACTATCCTGCTAGATCATGGGTATCACCCAGAATATTTGACTCAGGAGTTAGAGCGAATTTACCCAGAGATCATGACCAAAATTCAGTTTCAACTTTCTACGAAACCCTCAAAACAAGAGAAAGCGGCACAAGGAAAATCTGGATTTGTTCCGGCAATAGCTAGATGGGTGATCGAACGCTCCAATGCTTGGATGGAGCGCTGTAAAATTCTGGTTAAGAACTTTGAACGAACCCTGGTTAGTGCCACTGCCAAACTCAATATCTGCTTCATCAGGCTAATGATTAAGAGGCTTGCAGCACCTTCTTAG
- a CDS encoding COP23 domain-containing protein, producing MLRQSLAILSGVALLSGLGAVFNTPSYAAGTIQFSCDTSSQLPATRATNTATGASLSVIRWYSEYFTGSGYDPMTRCQQVSARFQQAHNTGSLDYITAGIVNGMPVICAASPGGSCNASNLLFTLKRGVNAAETLQRLFDVRDGAGPALYESKGRTYVNLTKKLAPLNASRAGAGSNGGAATPSKPGRAF from the coding sequence ATGTTGAGACAATCTTTAGCTATTCTCAGTGGAGTTGCACTTTTAAGTGGTTTAGGAGCAGTTTTCAACACACCCAGCTACGCAGCAGGGACTATTCAGTTTTCTTGTGATACTAGCAGTCAATTACCTGCAACTAGGGCAACCAACACTGCTACAGGTGCAAGTTTATCAGTGATTCGTTGGTACTCAGAGTATTTTACTGGTTCTGGATATGACCCAATGACCCGCTGTCAGCAAGTCTCTGCAAGATTTCAACAAGCTCATAACACTGGTTCTTTAGATTACATTACAGCGGGTATCGTTAACGGTATGCCGGTGATTTGTGCAGCTAGTCCAGGGGGTAGTTGCAACGCCAGCAATTTGTTATTCACTCTCAAGCGGGGTGTGAATGCAGCAGAAACCTTGCAAAGACTCTTTGATGTGCGTGATGGTGCTGGCCCTGCTTTGTATGAATCTAAAGGTCGGACTTATGTTAACTTGACAAAAAAATTAGCTCCTCTGAACGCATCGAGAGCAGGAGCTGGTTCTAATGGTGGAGCAGCGACACCAAGCAAGCCAGGTCGGGCATTCTAA
- a CDS encoding S1 family peptidase, with translation MKFRIFCMLACVASLPLTLSTQAFSSEVASQPNISSANLTSQAKAQLSLNQLRDRGRAITVKVLAGQGWGSGILIKKQGQVYTVITNAHVLRIGKSYQIQTADGKIYTAQAIKSAQFPDDDLGLLSFKSANNYAIAAIATSSLAIGDQTFAIGYPDEQQGLVFNTGKVEYLLPQAFRGGYQVGYSNDIFKGMSGGPLLNRRGELVGVNGKHKYPLWGNTYIFKDGSTPVLQVRRKFDASSWAVPIQRFLQLAPQFATGAILPTQEQSSFIVPEFSHSPSSPEESPNFPIPATNQTSGSSFW, from the coding sequence ATGAAATTTCGTATTTTTTGTATGCTTGCTTGTGTTGCTAGTTTACCGCTTACGCTATCAACACAAGCATTTTCTTCAGAAGTAGCTTCCCAGCCTAATATTTCGAGTGCCAATTTAACGAGTCAAGCAAAAGCACAATTGTCATTGAACCAATTACGCGATCGCGGTCGGGCAATTACTGTCAAAGTGTTAGCAGGACAAGGTTGGGGTTCAGGAATTTTAATTAAAAAACAAGGTCAAGTTTACACAGTTATAACTAACGCCCATGTTTTAAGAATTGGTAAGAGTTATCAAATCCAAACAGCGGACGGGAAGATTTACACTGCACAGGCAATAAAATCTGCTCAATTTCCAGATGATGATTTAGGATTGCTGAGTTTTAAGAGTGCGAATAATTATGCGATCGCCGCGATCGCTACTTCATCTCTGGCGATTGGCGATCAAACCTTTGCCATTGGTTATCCTGATGAGCAACAAGGCTTAGTTTTCAACACAGGTAAAGTTGAATATTTATTGCCACAAGCTTTTCGGGGTGGTTATCAAGTTGGTTACAGCAACGACATTTTTAAAGGGATGAGTGGCGGGCCATTACTAAATCGTCGTGGTGAACTTGTAGGAGTTAACGGCAAACATAAGTACCCTCTTTGGGGCAACACTTATATTTTTAAAGATGGTTCCACCCCAGTTTTACAAGTCCGACGAAAATTCGATGCATCCAGTTGGGCTGTTCCCATCCAAAGATTTTTACAACTTGCTCCCCAGTTTGCCACTGGGGCGATACTTCCCACTCAAGAACAATCTTCTTTTATCGTTCCAGAATTTTCCCATTCTCCCTCATCTCCAGAGGAGTCGCCAAATTTTCCAATCCCAGCAACTAATCAAACCTCTGGAAGTTCGTTTTGGTAA
- a CDS encoding UPF0182 family protein yields the protein MFWKWSFRLLIVFLGLWLLLDLGSRLGAEIFWFQEVGYLQVFLVRLVTRGTLWVVVASVSAAYLLINLAVAQRLKYPRSLKIEEVELESEFKNFLSPDYSRRDRILTPEAQGLKPLKLRWLLPLALILSLLTGLMVVHYGQIALSYWHSPIDNTSLPIPALFRPDRIWQLLNQIVSQIWYVGLIVGGAIAILIYPRFLLTAIAILFSAIFGLILFQNWAKVLQYFHPTTFNSTEPLFGQDISFYIFSLPFWQLLELWLMGLFLYGFVAVALSYLLSADSLSQGIFPGFSPQQQRHLYGMGGLLMLLVAWSYWLSRYELVYSSRGVSYGASYTDVTAQLPAYTVLCVVAVGIAFYLLWQTLFWRPKSQYRRLVFYGLGVYLLLVPAADIVLPTVVENLIVLPNELQREQPYIQRTIALTRQAFDLEAIDARTFNPQGGLTEADIQKNDLTIRNIRLWDERPLLETNRQLQQIRPYYRFPDADIDRYVLKTEAISDQPSAPQNPSVSKQRLIEAAQRRQVLIAARELDYRAVPQEAQTWVNRHLIYTHGFGFTVSPVNTVGAGGLPEYFVKDISGDSTALTTSSLGIRESIPIGEPRIYYGEITNNYVMTGTRVRELDYPSGSDNVYNSYDGRGGIKIGSAWRRWLFAMYLKDWQMVFTRDFLPDTKVLFRRNIKQRIQAIAPFLQFDSDPYLVSADANRNNTNPDYPNGKSYLYWIVDAYTTSDRYPYSDTANDGINYIRNSVKVVVDAYHGIVNFYIADQNDPLIATWSRIFPNTFKPLSAMPVNLRNHIRYPEDLFKIQSERLMTYHMTDPQVFYNREDQWQIPNEIYGSEPRPVEPYYLITSLPTVPFEEFILFLPYTPKQRTNLIAWFAARSDSVNYGKLLLYIFPKERLIYGPEQIEARINQDPVISQQISLWNRQGSRAIQGNLLVIPIQQSLLYVEPIYLEATQNSLPTLVRVVVAYENRIVMAQTLEQALQGIFQPQVTPPAPIIRPVEEGSPPSQ from the coding sequence ATGTTCTGGAAATGGAGTTTTAGACTATTAATTGTATTCCTGGGGTTATGGCTACTCCTGGATTTGGGTTCCCGCTTGGGAGCAGAAATTTTTTGGTTTCAAGAAGTCGGCTACCTGCAAGTATTTCTAGTCAGGCTAGTGACTCGTGGTACTTTATGGGTAGTGGTGGCTAGTGTCAGTGCTGCCTATCTTCTAATAAACCTTGCTGTAGCACAACGGCTGAAGTATCCCCGGTCTTTGAAGATTGAAGAAGTTGAACTAGAGAGTGAATTCAAAAACTTTCTCAGTCCTGATTATTCCAGACGCGATCGCATTTTGACACCCGAAGCCCAAGGCTTAAAACCATTAAAATTACGCTGGCTGTTACCCCTAGCTTTGATACTGAGCTTGTTGACAGGGTTAATGGTGGTTCACTACGGTCAAATTGCTCTTTCTTACTGGCATTCTCCAATTGATAACACTAGTTTACCGATTCCCGCCCTATTCCGGCCAGACAGAATCTGGCAACTCTTAAACCAAATTGTTTCTCAAATTTGGTATGTGGGCTTAATTGTGGGGGGAGCGATCGCTATTTTAATTTATCCACGATTTTTACTCACAGCGATCGCAATTCTTTTCAGTGCCATTTTTGGCTTAATACTATTCCAAAACTGGGCAAAGGTACTCCAATATTTCCACCCTACTACTTTCAACAGCACTGAGCCTTTATTTGGTCAGGATATCAGCTTCTACATATTTTCCTTACCGTTTTGGCAACTGCTGGAACTCTGGCTGATGGGATTATTTTTGTATGGCTTTGTCGCCGTCGCCTTGAGTTATCTTTTGTCAGCAGACAGTTTGAGTCAGGGAATTTTCCCTGGTTTTTCCCCCCAGCAGCAGCGTCATTTATACGGGATGGGTGGATTGTTGATGCTACTAGTAGCTTGGAGTTACTGGTTGAGTCGCTATGAACTCGTGTATTCTAGCCGTGGAGTCAGTTATGGTGCCAGCTACACCGATGTCACAGCCCAGTTGCCAGCTTACACCGTTTTATGTGTCGTGGCTGTTGGCATCGCCTTTTACTTACTTTGGCAAACGTTGTTCTGGAGACCCAAATCTCAGTATCGCCGTTTGGTGTTTTACGGATTAGGCGTTTATCTATTACTGGTTCCAGCCGCTGACATTGTTCTGCCTACTGTGGTGGAAAATTTAATTGTCCTGCCGAATGAATTGCAAAGAGAGCAACCTTATATTCAGCGTACCATTGCCTTGACCCGCCAAGCATTTGATTTAGAGGCGATCGATGCCAGAACCTTCAACCCCCAAGGGGGATTAACTGAAGCTGACATTCAAAAAAATGACTTGACAATTCGCAATATCCGCCTTTGGGATGAGCGACCATTGTTAGAAACCAACCGTCAGCTACAACAAATTCGGCCATACTATCGGTTCCCCGATGCCGATATTGATCGCTATGTTTTGAAAACAGAGGCAATTTCAGACCAACCATCTGCACCCCAAAACCCATCGGTATCAAAACAGAGATTAATCGAAGCAGCACAACGGCGTCAGGTACTAATCGCTGCACGAGAATTAGACTACCGCGCCGTACCACAGGAGGCTCAAACTTGGGTTAACCGCCATCTCATTTATACCCACGGTTTCGGGTTTACTGTTAGCCCAGTAAATACAGTGGGGGCGGGCGGGCTACCAGAATATTTTGTCAAAGATATTAGCGGTGATAGTACCGCTCTGACAACTTCAAGTCTTGGCATTCGTGAAAGTATTCCCATTGGAGAACCCCGGATTTATTATGGTGAAATCACTAACAACTATGTAATGACTGGCACAAGAGTTAGAGAATTGGACTATCCCAGTGGTAGTGACAATGTTTATAACTCCTACGATGGACGGGGTGGCATTAAAATTGGTTCAGCATGGCGTCGCTGGCTATTTGCCATGTATTTGAAAGATTGGCAGATGGTCTTTACGCGGGACTTTTTGCCAGACACAAAAGTGCTATTCCGGCGGAATATCAAGCAAAGAATTCAGGCGATCGCACCTTTTTTGCAATTTGACAGCGATCCTTATCTTGTCAGTGCTGATGCAAATCGTAACAATACCAATCCAGACTACCCAAATGGTAAAAGTTATCTTTACTGGATTGTGGATGCTTATACGACAAGCGATCGCTATCCTTACTCAGACACCGCCAACGACGGTATTAATTATATCCGTAACTCTGTGAAGGTAGTGGTTGATGCCTACCACGGCATCGTTAACTTTTATATTGCCGATCAAAATGATCCGCTCATTGCCACTTGGTCAAGGATATTTCCCAACACCTTCAAACCACTCAGCGCCATGCCGGTTAACCTCCGCAATCATATCCGCTATCCTGAGGACTTGTTCAAAATTCAATCCGAGCGGTTGATGACCTACCACATGACCGACCCCCAAGTATTTTACAACCGGGAAGACCAGTGGCAGATTCCTAACGAAATTTATGGCAGCGAACCCCGCCCAGTAGAGCCGTATTATTTGATTACTAGTCTACCCACAGTACCCTTTGAAGAATTTATTCTGTTTCTGCCCTACACTCCCAAACAGCGGACTAATTTAATCGCTTGGTTTGCAGCGCGATCGGATAGCGTTAATTACGGTAAGTTATTGTTATATATCTTTCCGAAAGAAAGACTAATCTACGGCCCAGAACAAATCGAGGCACGCATTAACCAAGACCCAGTAATTTCACAGCAAATTTCCCTGTGGAATCGTCAAGGTTCAAGAGCCATTCAAGGAAATTTACTAGTAATTCCCATTCAGCAATCGCTGTTGTATGTCGAGCCAATTTATTTAGAAGCGACACAAAATAGCTTGCCAACCTTGGTGCGAGTAGTTGTAGCTTACGAAAACCGAATTGTCATGGCACAAACATTAGAACAAGCATTACAAGGAATCTTTCAACCACAAGTCACACCACCTGCTCCAATTATCCGTCCAGTAGAAGAAGGAAGCCCGCCAAGTCAGTAA
- a CDS encoding two-partner secretion domain-containing protein, whose translation MNSVAQRIGLYLLTQAIALVAVFQAIVLVKAQSITPATDGTGSIVTPNGNQLDISGGSLSRDGANLFHSFQKLGLDSNQIANFLSNPNIQNILGRVVGGDPSIINGLLQVTGGNSNLFIMNPAGIVFGANASLNVPADFTATTANSIGFGSNSFNAVGSNNYASFVGTPNTFTFTTSQPGSIVNFGNLAVGSGNNLNLLGGTVTSTGQLSAPGGNITVAAVPGENLLRISQPGHLLSLEIQPPSATSVNPATLPQLLTGAGVGNANELRVNSNGQVELRGSGIGINSGDVVAKNVTSGTATLSAARNLTLPDSQLLTTGDLNLLAKDTVRVRDSVANSFLAQAGGNLKIQGNQNIDILALNHPQTPFVSGGNLSLISDGNVSGDAHFFSGGQFSIRNLAGGAGNFVSLYDPIIRANSDVEFGDYTGAALKVEATGSIKGGDITINSPDTSGSIPASDPDFTVLTTSRALILRAGLASVAAPNIPPSVGTGGTTFQPLASPLLPTGSIQVGRINTSGGLISGVAGGSVIMSAIGDIQTPSINTSATSANAGNVTLSSGGNITISGGSLLGYAAAADIFTATDDASSSSGNGGDVTLTSSGGNINLGLSLYTAAVGKGGNINLSARGNVNTGLVGSRSTGSLNGGDINITSSTGVIFPEYIISSATSGNSGNVTLNGAVILSGGFSTTNITTSTYLAGGVGGRIIFNGTLDKTGSGTLISLLADRGGSIEPI comes from the coding sequence ATGAATTCTGTAGCTCAAAGAATTGGTTTATATTTGCTAACTCAAGCGATCGCCTTGGTTGCTGTTTTCCAGGCGATCGTTCTAGTGAAAGCACAATCTATTACACCAGCTACTGACGGTACAGGTTCTATTGTCACCCCCAACGGCAACCAGTTAGATATCAGTGGAGGTAGTCTTTCTAGAGATGGCGCGAATCTCTTTCACAGCTTTCAAAAACTTGGACTCGACTCCAACCAGATAGCCAACTTTCTCTCCAACCCCAATATTCAGAACATTTTGGGACGTGTAGTTGGTGGCGATCCTTCAATAATCAACGGACTTCTGCAAGTCACCGGTGGGAATTCCAACCTATTCATCATGAACCCGGCTGGTATTGTATTTGGTGCCAACGCCAGCTTAAACGTACCTGCTGATTTCACCGCCACCACCGCCAACAGCATTGGTTTTGGGTCAAACTCCTTTAACGCAGTTGGTAGCAATAACTACGCCTCTTTCGTAGGAACCCCCAATACCTTTACTTTCACAACCTCTCAACCAGGGAGTATTGTGAATTTTGGCAATTTAGCAGTCGGTAGTGGCAACAATTTAAATTTACTCGGTGGCACCGTCACTAGTACCGGACAGCTATCAGCACCAGGGGGTAACATTACCGTCGCCGCCGTCCCTGGTGAAAACCTCTTACGCATCAGCCAACCCGGACATCTGCTAAGTTTAGAAATTCAACCCCCATCAGCGACATCCGTTAACCCCGCGACTCTACCCCAATTGTTAACAGGTGCTGGTGTAGGTAACGCCAATGAATTGAGAGTTAACAGCAACGGACAAGTAGAACTCAGAGGTTCTGGGATTGGGATAAATTCTGGGGATGTGGTAGCAAAAAATGTTACATCTGGGACAGCAACTTTATCCGCTGCACGTAATTTAACACTACCAGACAGTCAACTGCTGACAACAGGAGATTTAAACCTGTTAGCTAAAGACACGGTACGGGTGCGCGATAGTGTAGCGAATTCCTTTTTGGCACAAGCTGGCGGAAATCTCAAGATTCAGGGAAATCAGAATATTGATATCCTGGCGCTAAATCATCCCCAGACACCGTTTGTCAGTGGTGGAAATCTGAGTTTAATTAGCGATGGTAATGTTTCTGGGGATGCTCATTTTTTCAGTGGCGGGCAATTTTCAATTCGCAATTTGGCTGGAGGTGCGGGTAATTTTGTTAGTTTGTATGACCCAATTATTCGAGCTAATAGCGATGTAGAATTTGGTGATTATACTGGTGCAGCACTGAAGGTTGAGGCGACGGGGAGTATTAAGGGTGGCGATATTACCATTAATTCACCCGATACCAGTGGGAGTATTCCAGCTTCAGATCCTGATTTTACAGTGTTGACTACCAGCCGGGCTTTAATTTTGCGGGCGGGTTTGGCTTCAGTTGCTGCTCCTAATATTCCTCCAAGTGTTGGTACAGGGGGAACTACTTTCCAGCCACTTGCAAGCCCCTTGCTACCAACAGGCAGTATTCAGGTAGGAAGAATCAATACTTCTGGTGGATTAATTTCTGGTGTAGCAGGTGGCTCCGTCATCATGAGCGCCATTGGTGATATTCAAACACCTTCCATCAATACTTCTGCTACTAGTGCCAATGCTGGGAATGTAACCCTTTCATCTGGAGGGAATATTACTATTTCAGGTGGAAGTTTACTAGGTTATGCAGCAGCAGCAGATATTTTTACAGCTACTGATGATGCTAGTTCCTCATCTGGTAATGGAGGGGATGTTACACTTACTAGCTCAGGAGGAAATATTAATCTTGGTCTTAGTTTGTATACTGCTGCTGTTGGTAAAGGTGGGAATATTAACCTCAGCGCTAGGGGAAATGTTAATACTGGTCTTGTGGGTTCTAGATCGACAGGTAGTTTAAATGGTGGGGATATTAATATTACCAGTTCAACTGGCGTAATCTTTCCCGAATATATAATTTCTTCAGCTACTAGCGGTAATAGTGGCAATGTTACTTTAAATGGGGCAGTAATTCTTAGTGGAGGTTTTTCAACAACAAATATAACTACTTCAACTTATCTTGCAGGAGGTGTGGGTGGGCGTATTATTTTTAATGGTACGTTAGATAAAACAGGAAGTGGAACACTAATTTCCTTATTGGCAGATAGAGGTGGCAGTATAGAACCCATTTGA
- a CDS encoding S1 family peptidase codes for MLNRYLLPGCFVGVAMVMVASPAFAKQALLPTDVASIAKSTVVRIEPTVNSPGSGVIVGRYKERGTNVYVVLTATHVVQYDDDEYSVVTPFAQGGRKRQKIVISTDKDIQKLPGVDLAIVRFRSDRTYETAVLGDSNYTTEGAGVYIAGFPNPGAAIKKRVFQFTSSLVSSRLDESSVEGEQETAVENGYAIVYTSVTRVGMSGGPVFDVSGRLVGIHGKGDRDEIASRQASPEENQESGSQSTTDKTGFNLGIPIQTFLKLVPNAVQALGIKFDKSEPGLFSNLVALRGGDNQSSKIPPNTNISEEEDAATEVVNESSQKTVPSPLQSIQPAPNQNTAPSSSGSRAW; via the coding sequence ATGTTAAATCGATATCTCTTACCAGGTTGCTTTGTTGGTGTAGCAATGGTAATGGTAGCCAGTCCAGCGTTTGCTAAACAAGCATTACTGCCTACAGATGTAGCTAGTATTGCTAAATCAACAGTAGTGCGGATTGAGCCTACAGTTAATTCTCCAGGTTCAGGTGTAATTGTCGGGCGCTACAAGGAAAGAGGAACGAACGTTTATGTGGTGCTGACAGCGACTCACGTTGTGCAATACGACGATGATGAATATTCTGTTGTGACACCTTTTGCCCAAGGAGGTAGAAAACGCCAAAAGATTGTAATTTCCACTGATAAAGACATTCAGAAATTGCCTGGTGTAGATTTAGCGATCGTGCGATTTCGGAGCGATCGCACTTATGAAACCGCAGTTCTTGGTGATTCCAATTATACGACCGAGGGCGCTGGTGTTTATATAGCTGGATTTCCTAACCCTGGTGCAGCAATTAAAAAGCGTGTGTTTCAGTTCACCTCTTCCTTGGTTTCCAGCCGTTTAGATGAGAGTTCAGTTGAAGGCGAACAAGAAACAGCCGTAGAAAATGGATATGCAATAGTTTATACGAGCGTCACAAGAGTGGGCATGAGTGGCGGCCCTGTGTTTGATGTCTCAGGAAGGCTTGTAGGTATTCACGGCAAAGGTGACAGAGACGAAATCGCCAGTCGCCAAGCATCACCTGAAGAAAATCAAGAAAGTGGCTCTCAAAGCACTACCGATAAAACTGGATTTAATTTAGGTATTCCCATTCAGACTTTTCTGAAATTAGTGCCAAACGCCGTTCAAGCATTAGGTATAAAATTTGATAAATCCGAACCGGGATTATTCAGTAACCTTGTTGCCTTAAGAGGTGGTGATAATCAATCCTCAAAAATTCCGCCGAATACGAATATTAGCGAAGAAGAAGATGCAGCCACTGAGGTTGTCAACGAGTCTTCCCAGAAGACTGTACCATCGCCACTACAGTCTATTCAGCCTGCACCCAACCAAAATACTGCTCCCAGTTCCTCTGGTTCTCGTGCATGGTAA
- a CDS encoding ShlB/FhaC/HecB family hemolysin secretion/activation protein — protein MQCVFLVHGVLSLVSMSPSYGSFSSSPVFLELPNQIVAQAPNPEGDPNRQRFPQSAPTPEPLPPETQTPVQPIPTPEPSSVPAIESIQVKKIEVTGSTILNSEQLSSITRPVEGRSVSLEELRKVADDITQIYLDRGYITSRAILVDQAITGGVVQIQVIEGGLEKVEIQGLKRLNPDYVRSRVSLGASKPLSTANLEDQLRLLRNDPLLSNVEASLRTGSEVGQSILVVRVTEADPFDGTFSIDNYSPPSVGSERLGVSASYRNITGLGDKFAASYYRTTRGGSNIYDFSYQVPLNAMNGTLQLRTTINNNEVVQEPFKSFDIRGESQLYEVSYRQPLVRSPREEFALSLGFTVQNGQTFTFAGPTPFGFGPDEQGNSRTRVIKFGQDYVARDVKGAWALRSLFSLGLGSFDATINSDPVPDGRFFSWLAQVQRVQQLNDRNLLIAQAEVQLTPNGLLPSQQFVIGGGQSLRGYRQNARAGDNGVRFSLEDRFTIQKDESGNPMLQLAPFFDAGVIWNVSNNPNQLQRQQFLAALGLGVLWQPLPSLNMRLDYGLPLIDLDDRGENAQDHGFYFSLGYKL, from the coding sequence ATGCAGTGTGTATTTTTAGTTCATGGTGTGCTATCACTGGTATCCATGTCGCCAAGTTATGGTAGTTTCTCTAGTTCACCCGTATTTTTAGAGTTACCAAACCAGATAGTAGCGCAAGCACCAAATCCAGAAGGTGACCCAAATCGCCAGAGGTTTCCGCAATCTGCACCGACTCCAGAACCACTACCACCAGAAACTCAAACACCGGTGCAGCCGATTCCGACGCCAGAACCCTCGTCTGTGCCTGCTATTGAAAGTATTCAGGTTAAAAAAATTGAGGTGACAGGCAGTACAATTTTAAATTCCGAGCAACTGAGTTCCATTACTAGGCCAGTTGAAGGACGTTCTGTCAGTTTGGAAGAACTGAGAAAAGTTGCCGATGATATCACTCAAATCTACCTCGATCGCGGCTACATCACTTCAAGAGCAATTTTGGTAGACCAAGCAATTACTGGTGGTGTGGTGCAAATTCAGGTGATTGAAGGTGGTTTAGAAAAAGTTGAAATCCAAGGACTAAAACGCCTCAATCCTGATTATGTGCGATCGCGTGTCTCTCTGGGCGCTAGCAAGCCTCTTTCCACAGCTAATTTAGAAGACCAGTTAAGATTGTTACGAAATGATCCCCTACTGTCAAATGTAGAAGCTAGCTTACGCACAGGTAGCGAAGTTGGTCAAAGTATTCTAGTAGTTAGAGTTACCGAAGCCGATCCCTTTGATGGGACATTCAGCATTGATAATTATTCGCCGCCTAGTGTTGGTTCTGAAAGATTGGGCGTCAGTGCTAGTTACCGTAACATCACAGGTTTAGGAGATAAATTTGCAGCGTCTTATTACCGCACAACTCGTGGAGGCTCAAATATCTATGATTTTAGCTACCAAGTGCCGCTAAATGCGATGAATGGTACTTTACAGCTACGTACCACCATTAACAACAACGAAGTCGTCCAAGAACCTTTTAAAAGCTTTGATATTCGCGGAGAATCTCAGTTATATGAAGTGAGTTATCGTCAGCCACTAGTGCGATCACCTCGTGAAGAATTCGCTTTATCATTAGGCTTTACTGTCCAAAATGGTCAAACATTTACCTTTGCAGGCCCAACACCCTTTGGCTTTGGCCCCGACGAACAAGGTAACAGTCGTACCCGTGTTATTAAGTTTGGTCAAGATTATGTGGCACGAGATGTGAAAGGTGCATGGGCATTGCGATCGCTATTTAGTTTGGGTCTTGGCAGCTTTGATGCCACAATTAACTCTGACCCTGTTCCTGATGGTCGCTTTTTTAGTTGGTTGGCGCAAGTGCAACGGGTACAACAGCTCAACGACCGTAACCTTTTAATCGCCCAAGCCGAGGTACAACTAACGCCCAATGGATTATTACCCTCTCAACAGTTTGTAATTGGTGGTGGTCAATCTTTGCGCGGTTATCGGCAAAATGCTCGCGCTGGCGATAATGGAGTACGATTTTCGCTAGAAGATCGGTTCACAATCCAAAAAGACGAATCTGGGAACCCAATGCTGCAACTTGCTCCATTTTTCGATGCAGGAGTTATTTGGAATGTGAGTAATAACCCCAACCAATTACAGAGACAGCAATTTTTAGCTGCTCTGGGACTGGGAGTTTTATGGCAACCTCTACCAAGTCTAAATATGCGCTTAGATTATGGTCTTCCCCTAATTGACTTAGACGATCGCGGTGAAAACGCTCAGGATCACGGCTTTTATTTTAGTTTAGGATATAAACTTTGA